The following are from one region of the Candidatus Saccharibacteria bacterium genome:
- a CDS encoding GNAT family N-acetyltransferase, which translates to MDQTVRIRTIRPHESQKMRGVFEQALITDFGYFSKDRVDSVLRQNSLLRLIRSSLDPRRILLGAFVQRQLIGYCLAAIEADRSGFVFWLFVAPAYRGQHIGQSLLEDTETRLRRKAVTAIRLVTHNQQAFYANHGYQLGDTMQLTGETTSVYLMQKELA; encoded by the coding sequence ATGGATCAAACAGTTCGAATTCGCACCATCCGGCCACATGAAAGTCAGAAAATGCGAGGAGTCTTTGAACAAGCTCTGATTACCGATTTTGGTTACTTTTCTAAAGACCGAGTAGATTCGGTGCTGCGCCAAAATTCTCTGCTACGACTGATCCGCAGCAGTCTTGATCCTCGGCGCATCTTGCTAGGGGCGTTTGTGCAACGCCAGCTGATTGGTTACTGTCTAGCCGCCATCGAAGCCGACCGCAGTGGCTTTGTTTTTTGGTTGTTTGTGGCGCCGGCTTATCGCGGTCAACATATTGGTCAATCCTTGCTCGAAGACACCGAGACTCGTCTGCGCCGCAAAGCCGTGACTGCGATCCGGCTGGTTACCCATAATCAGCAGGCTTTCTATGCTAATCATGGCTACCAATTAGGCGACACCATGCAGCTGACTGGCGAAACTACCTCGGTGTATCTAATGCAGAAAGAGTTGGCATGA
- a CDS encoding cupin domain-containing protein: MHIQNLKQKTLDNTTFRTVLANGKNTQVVVMDVKPGEDIGKEVHPDNDQVLYLVSGKGTVYLSGQESEFNPGDCVLVPAGTEHNFTTVGNQPMKIITTYSPPHHPEGTVHTTKADAEAAEAGKH, translated from the coding sequence ATGCATATTCAAAATCTAAAGCAAAAAACACTCGACAACACAACCTTTCGCACAGTTTTGGCCAACGGCAAGAACACTCAGGTTGTAGTAATGGATGTTAAGCCTGGCGAGGACATCGGCAAAGAGGTTCACCCAGATAACGATCAAGTTTTGTATTTGGTTTCGGGTAAGGGCACGGTCTATTTAAGCGGCCAAGAGAGCGAATTTAATCCCGGTGACTGCGTGCTGGTGCCAGCAGGGACTGAACATAATTTCACAACTGTGGGCAACCAGCCAATGAAGATTATTACCACCTACAGTCCGCCACATCACCCCGAAGGAACAGTCCATACGACCAAGGCCGATGCCGAAGCCGCTGAGGCAGGCAAGCATTAG
- a CDS encoding leucyl aminopeptidase family protein — MSQVINDTNSKALQVHFLAEQAVKNHANKALFRQLKFAGQYKQAALVLEQNSLFIGLSFKPVAKNADPFCKVQWYEVGAKIANTLEGTKIKTIELTKPAGSFGAEDLQRLALGIMQAGWHYDKYLDNKKAKTKHYTIYLDSFMQKLAKDSLIKEIEALDDAMRLTRTIVNEPPEDLNPHTVAKLVEAEFKPFKNVIVKILGEQQLESLGMQGVMFVGRASRYQPRLVHVTLKPSGKVKNRICLIGKGITYDSGGLDIKTDQHMKTMKMDMAGGATMFGVAKALAQLGLKNTELHWLSAFAENMIGPDSYKADDVITTYSGQTVEVYNTDAEGRLTLADVLSYATTFKPDYIVDAATLTGAAIGAVSERFTALMGNDAKLIDSLLDTFRAEGEYTLYTPMPESLREEVAGDISDLINTSKLDRMAGHITAGLFLSHFVNQNNFRNPDIRLGKPQDYPWVHLDIAGSAFNNSKNGLETNGATGQSVRSLAAWVQQIDQD, encoded by the coding sequence ATGTCACAGGTAATAAATGATACGAATTCCAAAGCGCTACAAGTACACTTTCTGGCAGAACAAGCTGTCAAGAATCATGCCAACAAAGCTTTATTCAGACAGCTTAAGTTTGCTGGTCAATATAAACAAGCAGCTTTGGTGCTCGAGCAGAACAGCCTATTTATTGGCCTAAGCTTTAAGCCAGTGGCTAAGAATGCCGACCCGTTTTGCAAAGTTCAGTGGTACGAGGTTGGCGCTAAAATAGCCAATACCCTGGAAGGCACTAAGATCAAAACTATTGAATTAACCAAACCAGCTGGCAGCTTTGGTGCCGAGGATCTACAGCGCTTAGCATTAGGCATAATGCAGGCGGGCTGGCACTACGATAAGTATTTAGACAACAAAAAGGCCAAAACCAAACACTACACAATCTACTTAGACTCTTTTATGCAAAAACTTGCGAAAGATAGTCTAATTAAAGAGATCGAAGCCCTTGATGATGCAATGCGGTTAACTCGCACAATTGTAAATGAACCGCCCGAGGATCTTAACCCGCACACCGTAGCTAAACTAGTCGAGGCCGAGTTTAAGCCGTTCAAAAACGTCATCGTTAAAATATTGGGCGAGCAACAGCTAGAATCTTTAGGCATGCAGGGCGTTATGTTTGTTGGCCGAGCAAGTCGTTATCAGCCGCGCTTGGTGCACGTTACGCTTAAGCCCAGCGGCAAAGTTAAAAACCGGATTTGCTTAATTGGTAAGGGCATCACCTACGACTCCGGTGGGCTAGATATTAAAACTGATCAGCACATGAAGACCATGAAGATGGATATGGCCGGTGGGGCTACCATGTTTGGTGTCGCCAAGGCTTTGGCGCAACTAGGTCTCAAAAATACCGAGCTACACTGGCTGAGTGCATTCGCCGAAAATATGATTGGCCCCGACAGCTACAAGGCCGACGACGTTATTACTACCTACTCTGGTCAAACGGTGGAGGTTTACAATACCGATGCCGAGGGTAGACTTACTCTGGCTGACGTATTGAGCTACGCGACCACTTTTAAACCGGACTATATAGTTGATGCAGCCACACTTACGGGTGCCGCAATTGGCGCGGTTAGTGAGCGGTTCACCGCCCTAATGGGTAATGACGCTAAGTTGATTGATAGTTTGCTCGATACATTTAGAGCCGAGGGCGAGTACACACTATACACACCCATGCCAGAGTCCTTGCGCGAAGAGGTAGCTGGCGACATAAGCGACCTAATTAACACTAGCAAACTAGACCGTATGGCTGGGCACATTACGGCCGGACTATTTTTGAGCCATTTTGTAAATCAAAACAATTTTCGCAATCCCGATATTAGGCTTGGCAAACCGCAGGATTACCCGTGGGTACACCTAGATATTGCCGGCAGCGCCTTTAACAATAGCAAGAATGGCCTAGAGACCAACGGCGCAACTGGGCAGAGTGTGCGCTCATTGGCGGCCTGGGTTCAACAGATAGATCAAGACTAG
- a CDS encoding YggT family protein — protein sequence MAETKEAKKVTGASSDLTVGKIVVYVTYGVVVFAEIVLGFRIFFLLFNANANTPFVRFIYNTSNDFLAPFRGIFLPHDSVTGGYLDVSALFALIVYAIIAVLIQSLMRKLDSRS from the coding sequence TTGGCTGAAACTAAGGAAGCAAAAAAAGTAACCGGTGCAAGTTCGGATCTTACGGTCGGCAAAATTGTTGTATATGTAACCTATGGTGTTGTGGTCTTTGCTGAGATTGTACTGGGGTTTAGGATCTTCTTCCTACTCTTTAATGCCAACGCCAACACGCCGTTTGTTAGGTTTATTTATAACACCAGCAACGACTTCTTGGCACCGTTTCGCGGTATTTTTCTACCCCACGATAGTGTAACCGGGGGCTACCTAGATGTTAGTGCGCTATTCGCACTAATTGTATACGCAATAATTGCGGTTCTAATTCAATCGCTCATGCGCAAGTTAGATTCGAGAAGCTAG
- the guaA gene encoding glutamine-hydrolyzing GMP synthase — MQPENTETVVILDFGSQYTQLIARKVRELKCFCVVLPFSANLDEVKTHNPRALIFSGGPNSVYDRKAPKLNPAFLELGVPVLAICYGMQAIAQVLAGKVERGDTREYGQAEIKCLITSPLFKGLPKKSTVWMSHGDYVAKLPRGFKLLATSQGLRAAIADHKRRFFGLQFHPEVTHTEFGKQILHNFLFGVVGLRGDWTPVQFIKTELTKIRELVGDRRVICALSGGVDSSVAATLVSRAVGDQLTCVFVDNGLLREGEYRQVLAAYKKIGLKVKPVNASQQFLGKLKGVTDPERKRKIIGAEFINVFDAAAHTIKNVDFLVQGTLYPDVIESVSVHGPSAVIKSHHNVGGLPKKMKLKLIEPLRELFKDEVRVIGKKLGLPSYITQRQPFPGPGLAIRILGDVTADKLKLLRAADTIVTSEIEAARGVPRPWQYFAVLLPINSVGVMGDARTYEQAIAIRAISSVDVMTADWSELPPHLLKKISSRIVGEIPGINRVVYDITSKPPGTVEWE; from the coding sequence ATGCAGCCCGAAAACACCGAAACAGTTGTTATTCTTGATTTTGGCTCTCAATATACCCAGCTAATTGCTCGCAAAGTTCGCGAGCTGAAGTGCTTTTGTGTAGTATTGCCTTTTAGCGCAAATTTGGACGAAGTTAAAACTCATAATCCCAGGGCGCTGATTTTTTCGGGCGGCCCAAATTCAGTTTACGATCGCAAAGCACCCAAGTTGAATCCAGCATTTTTAGAGCTTGGTGTGCCCGTGTTGGCGATTTGTTATGGCATGCAAGCGATTGCCCAGGTCTTGGCTGGCAAGGTGGAACGCGGCGATACCCGCGAGTATGGTCAGGCAGAGATTAAGTGCTTAATAACTTCACCACTGTTCAAGGGCTTACCCAAAAAATCAACTGTCTGGATGAGTCATGGCGATTATGTCGCCAAACTACCCCGCGGCTTTAAGCTGCTGGCTACTAGCCAAGGCTTGCGCGCTGCTATTGCCGACCATAAACGTCGGTTTTTTGGTTTGCAGTTTCACCCTGAGGTTACTCACACTGAGTTTGGCAAGCAAATCTTACATAACTTTTTGTTTGGAGTGGTGGGCTTGCGCGGTGATTGGACACCGGTCCAGTTTATTAAGACCGAGCTTACCAAAATTCGTGAACTGGTAGGTGATCGTAGGGTTATCTGTGCTCTCTCGGGCGGCGTTGATAGCTCTGTGGCTGCCACCTTGGTGAGTAGGGCGGTTGGTGATCAGCTAACCTGCGTGTTTGTAGACAATGGCCTATTGCGCGAAGGTGAGTATCGGCAAGTGTTGGCAGCTTACAAGAAGATAGGCTTGAAGGTTAAACCGGTAAATGCCAGCCAGCAATTCTTAGGCAAACTCAAGGGTGTAACCGACCCTGAGCGCAAACGTAAAATTATTGGTGCTGAATTTATTAATGTTTTCGACGCGGCCGCTCACACGATTAAAAATGTAGATTTCTTGGTGCAGGGCACACTTTACCCCGATGTCATCGAATCGGTTTCGGTACATGGCCCATCAGCCGTGATTAAATCACACCACAATGTTGGTGGCTTACCCAAGAAAATGAAGCTCAAGCTGATTGAGCCATTACGCGAGCTATTTAAAGACGAGGTGCGGGTAATTGGCAAAAAGCTGGGCTTACCGAGCTACATTACGCAGCGCCAGCCGTTTCCAGGTCCAGGCCTAGCCATCCGCATATTGGGCGATGTGACAGCCGACAAACTCAAGCTACTGCGTGCGGCCGACACGATCGTGACTAGCGAGATCGAGGCTGCTAGGGGTGTGCCCAGGCCCTGGCAATACTTCGCGGTGCTGTTGCCAATCAATTCAGTTGGCGTAATGGGTGACGCTCGTACTTATGAGCAAGCAATTGCTATTCGAGCCATTAGCTCGGTCGACGTTATGACAGCCGACTGGAGCGAACTGCCACCACATCTACTTAAAAAAATCTCCTCGCGCATTGTCGGCGAAATCCCAGGCATTAACCGCGTGGTTTACGATATTACTAGCAAACCACCTGGTACAGTGGAGTGGGAATAG
- the rplU gene encoding 50S ribosomal protein L21 — MIAVIESGSKQYMVEKGQTIETELLHADKDVVEFKPLLVIDGDKVQVGKPTLESAIVKAKVDAADVKGEKITVLKYKPKKRQKTKTGHRQRVSKITITDIKA, encoded by the coding sequence ATGATCGCAGTAATCGAAAGCGGTTCTAAGCAGTACATGGTAGAGAAAGGTCAGACCATCGAGACCGAGCTGCTGCATGCCGACAAAGACGTTGTAGAATTCAAGCCACTCCTAGTGATAGATGGTGACAAGGTTCAGGTTGGTAAGCCAACTCTAGAAAGCGCCATCGTTAAAGCTAAGGTAGACGCTGCCGACGTAAAGGGCGAAAAAATTACCGTTCTGAAGTACAAGCCCAAAAAGCGCCAAAAAACCAAGACTGGCCACCGTCAGCGCGTAAGTAAAATCACAATCACCGACATTAAAGCTTAA
- the trxB gene encoding thioredoxin-disulfide reductase, with translation MSKVYDVIIIGSGPAGYTAAIYASRANLSTLMIAGDAPGGQLLLTSEVENFPGFQEGILGPELMEEMKKQALRFGTEFKSDLVTKVDLRSNPKKVWVGSKEYAAKTVIVSTGASANWLGLENETRLMGKGISACATCDGFFFSGKHVVVVGGGDSAMEEALTLAKFASKVTIVHRRDGFRASKIMQSRVFDNPKIKVIWNSEVVDVLGRDFVEGVRLRDTITNKEKDFACEGLFVAIGHTPATELFEGQLKRDAKGYLQPKANTSTEIQGVFAAGDVADARYRQAVTAAGEGCKAALEAEHYLQSLAKG, from the coding sequence ATGAGTAAAGTTTACGACGTTATTATTATTGGTTCTGGCCCAGCCGGCTACACTGCGGCTATCTATGCTAGCCGTGCTAATTTGAGCACTCTCATGATTGCTGGTGATGCTCCTGGTGGGCAGTTGCTGTTGACTTCTGAGGTCGAGAACTTTCCTGGATTCCAAGAGGGTATTTTGGGCCCAGAGCTAATGGAAGAAATGAAAAAGCAGGCTCTGCGCTTTGGCACGGAGTTTAAGTCCGATCTAGTTACCAAGGTTGATTTAAGGTCAAATCCAAAAAAAGTTTGGGTAGGTAGCAAAGAATACGCCGCCAAAACCGTAATTGTTAGTACCGGGGCGAGTGCTAACTGGCTCGGGCTGGAAAATGAAACCAGACTTATGGGCAAGGGCATAAGTGCCTGTGCTACCTGCGATGGGTTCTTTTTTTCGGGCAAACATGTGGTTGTGGTGGGTGGTGGTGATAGCGCCATGGAGGAGGCCTTAACTTTAGCCAAATTTGCTAGTAAAGTCACAATTGTGCACCGGCGCGATGGCTTTCGGGCCAGTAAGATTATGCAGAGCCGGGTGTTCGATAATCCTAAGATCAAAGTAATTTGGAATAGCGAGGTTGTGGATGTTTTGGGTCGAGACTTTGTTGAAGGTGTAAGGCTTAGAGATACTATAACTAATAAAGAAAAAGACTTTGCCTGCGAAGGGCTGTTTGTGGCCATTGGCCACACGCCGGCTACCGAGCTATTCGAAGGCCAGCTCAAGCGTGACGCCAAGGGTTACCTGCAACCAAAAGCCAATACCAGTACCGAAATTCAAGGCGTATTCGCAGCTGGCGATGTAGCCGACGCACGGTATCGCCAGGCGGTGACGGCGGCAGGCGAAGGCTGCAAAGCGGCGCTAGAGGCGGAACATTACTTGCAAAGTCTTGCCAAAGGATAG